A window of the Streptomyces luomodiensis genome harbors these coding sequences:
- a CDS encoding MFS transporter → MASASTAPPPPGNLRRIVAASLIGTTIEWYDFFLYGSAAALVFNQLFFPDSDPLVGTLLSFLTYAVGFAARPIGALVFGHYGDRLGRKKLLILSLLMMGGATCAIGLLPTHATVGSAAPVLLTALRLIQGFALGGEWGGAVLLVSEHGDARRRGFWASWPQTGAPAGQLLATGVLSALTALLSDGAFASWGWRVPFLLSGVLVLVGLWIRLSVDESPVFKAALAQAEARKAATGRDGAAAEKLPLVAVLRHHWRDVLVAMGARMAENISYYVITAFVLVYATSDHVGLDKQTALNAVLIASTVHFAVIPAWGALSDRIGRRPVYLLGAAGVGAWAFPFFLLIDTQDFPALVLAVTVGLVFHGAMYAPQAAFFSEMFATRMRYSGASIGAQFSSVAAGAPAPLIATALLADYDSATPIALYVIAAALLTLVAVGAAKETRDRDLAAVEPATAPSPRPAGRTESETGTGPGTGPGTRTGTGTETETETTERPARSSSAQ, encoded by the coding sequence ATGGCCTCGGCATCAACCGCTCCCCCACCTCCCGGCAACCTCCGGCGCATCGTCGCCGCGAGCCTCATCGGCACCACCATCGAGTGGTACGACTTCTTCCTCTACGGGTCGGCGGCCGCACTCGTCTTCAACCAGCTCTTCTTCCCCGACTCCGATCCGCTCGTCGGCACCCTGCTGTCGTTCCTGACCTACGCGGTCGGCTTCGCCGCCCGGCCGATCGGCGCCCTGGTCTTCGGCCACTACGGCGACCGGCTCGGCCGTAAGAAGCTGCTGATCCTGAGCCTGCTGATGATGGGCGGCGCCACCTGCGCCATCGGGCTGCTGCCCACCCACGCCACGGTCGGCTCGGCGGCGCCCGTCCTGCTCACCGCGCTGCGCCTGATCCAGGGCTTCGCGCTCGGCGGCGAATGGGGCGGGGCGGTGCTGCTGGTGTCGGAGCACGGGGACGCGCGGCGGCGCGGGTTCTGGGCGTCCTGGCCGCAGACCGGCGCCCCCGCCGGACAGTTGCTGGCCACCGGGGTGCTCTCCGCGCTGACCGCGCTGCTCTCCGACGGCGCCTTCGCGTCATGGGGGTGGCGGGTGCCGTTCCTGCTCTCGGGCGTGCTGGTACTGGTCGGCTTGTGGATTCGGCTCTCTGTCGATGAATCGCCCGTGTTCAAGGCGGCGCTGGCCCAGGCCGAGGCCCGTAAGGCCGCCACGGGCCGGGACGGTGCCGCCGCCGAGAAGCTGCCGCTGGTGGCGGTCCTGCGCCACCACTGGCGGGATGTGCTGGTCGCCATGGGCGCGCGGATGGCGGAGAACATCAGCTACTACGTCATCACCGCCTTCGTCCTCGTCTACGCGACCTCCGACCACGTGGGCCTGGACAAGCAGACCGCGCTGAACGCCGTACTGATCGCCTCGACCGTGCACTTCGCGGTCATTCCCGCATGGGGCGCGCTGTCGGACCGGATCGGACGCCGCCCGGTGTATCTGCTGGGCGCGGCGGGTGTGGGCGCGTGGGCCTTCCCCTTCTTCCTCCTCATCGACACCCAGGACTTCCCGGCCCTGGTGCTCGCCGTGACGGTCGGGCTGGTCTTCCACGGGGCGATGTACGCGCCCCAGGCGGCCTTCTTCTCCGAGATGTTCGCGACCCGGATGCGGTATTCGGGGGCGTCGATCGGGGCGCAGTTCTCATCGGTCGCGGCCGGCGCGCCCGCCCCGCTGATCGCCACCGCGCTCCTGGCCGACTACGACAGCGCCACGCCGATCGCCCTCTATGTGATCGCGGCGGCCCTGCTCACCCTGGTGGCCGTGGGCGCCGCCAAGGAGACCCGGGACCGCGATCTGGCCGCCGTCGAACCGGCCACGGCGCCCTCCCCGCGGCCGGCGGGGAGGACGGAGAGCGAGACGGGAACGGGACCGGGAACGGGACCGGGAACGAGGACAGGGACGGGGACGGAGACAGAGACAGAGACGACGGAGCGCCCGGCCCGTTCGTCCTCGGCTCAGTAG
- a CDS encoding TetR/AcrR family transcriptional regulator codes for MGSRVEKETPLRRDARRNREMLIAAAREIYTDQGVDAPLDDIARRAGVGSATLYRRFAGRAELIEAVFGDSLRDILRAAEEARSAPDAWAGLTAYLERIFGLLAADRGTNDLMTTGIQGVPSLDALRKENHKTLDVLLRRAQRQGAARDDATAEDLLFLLAALGRAVPGSTAAAPLAWRRYLALLLDGLRPEGAHALPAPSLTPDQLGAAMLQLGKARRPRAGRAD; via the coding sequence ATGGGCAGCCGTGTGGAGAAAGAGACACCGTTGCGCCGAGACGCACGGCGCAACCGCGAGATGCTGATAGCAGCCGCCCGGGAGATCTACACGGATCAGGGTGTGGACGCCCCGCTCGACGACATCGCCCGTCGGGCCGGGGTCGGCAGCGCCACCCTCTACCGGCGGTTCGCCGGCCGGGCGGAACTCATCGAGGCGGTATTCGGCGACTCCCTGCGGGACATCCTGCGGGCCGCCGAGGAGGCCCGCTCGGCGCCCGACGCCTGGGCCGGTCTGACGGCCTATCTGGAGCGCATCTTCGGGCTGCTCGCCGCCGACCGGGGCACCAACGACCTGATGACCACCGGCATCCAGGGCGTCCCCTCGCTGGACGCGCTCCGCAAGGAGAACCACAAGACGCTGGACGTCCTGCTGCGCCGTGCCCAGCGGCAGGGCGCGGCCCGGGACGACGCCACCGCGGAGGACCTGCTGTTCCTGCTGGCCGCGCTCGGCCGCGCGGTCCCCGGCTCGACCGCCGCCGCTCCGCTGGCCTGGCGCCGCTATCTGGCCCTGCTGCTCGACGGGCTCCGCCCCGAGGGCGCCCACGCGCTCCCCGCCCCCTCGCTCACCCCGGACCAGCTCGGCGCCGCCATGCTCCAGCTCGGCAAGGCACGGCGGCCGCGCGCGGGGCGCGCGGACTAG
- a CDS encoding NUDIX hydrolase — protein MATPDFIRDLRASIGHQLLYLPGVSAVVFDDQGRVLLGRRADNGRWTIICGIPEPGEQPGTAVVREVEEETAVRCVPERIVLVRTLAPVTYPNDDVCQFVDICFRCRAVGGEARVNDDESLDVGWFPLDALPEMEDFSLSRIKQALDDGPALFDPIAAE, from the coding sequence ATGGCGACCCCCGACTTCATCCGCGACCTCAGGGCCTCCATCGGCCACCAACTGCTCTATCTGCCGGGCGTGAGTGCCGTGGTCTTCGACGACCAGGGCCGGGTGCTGCTGGGCCGCCGGGCCGACAACGGTCGCTGGACGATCATCTGCGGCATCCCCGAGCCCGGTGAGCAGCCGGGCACCGCGGTGGTCCGCGAGGTGGAGGAGGAGACCGCGGTGCGCTGTGTCCCCGAGCGCATCGTGCTCGTACGGACGCTGGCGCCGGTGACCTACCCCAACGACGACGTGTGCCAGTTCGTGGACATCTGCTTCCGCTGCCGCGCGGTCGGCGGCGAGGCGCGGGTGAACGACGACGAGTCGCTGGACGTGGGCTGGTTCCCGCTCGACGCGCTGCCGGAGATGGAGGACTTCTCCCTGTCCCGGATCAAGCAGGCGCTCGACGACGGCCCGGCGTTGTTCGACCCCATCGCCGCGGAGTGA
- a CDS encoding acyl-CoA dehydrogenase family protein: MSTLDILSEDEQFIVRTVHDFVDKDIKSVARELDHTNTYPEALIERMKALGIFGLAVPEEYGGAPVSTPCYVLITEELARGWMSLAGAMGGHTVVAKLLLHFGTEEQKQRYLPRMATGEIRATMALTEPGGGSDLQAMRTIARKDDDGYVVNGTKTWITNSRRSQLIALLCKTDPEASPAHKGISILLVEHGPGLTVSRDLPKLGYKGVESCELSFEDYHAPEDAVLGGVEGKGFAQMMKGLETGRLQVAARALGVGRAALEDALAYAQDRESFGKPIWKHQSIGNYLADMATSLTAARQLTLYAAREADAGRRVDMEAGMAKLFASETAMQIALNAVRIHGGYGYSTEFDVERYFRDAPLMIVGEGTNEIQRNVIANQLVKRGGLDV, encoded by the coding sequence ATGAGCACCCTCGACATCCTGTCCGAGGACGAGCAGTTCATCGTCCGGACGGTGCACGACTTCGTCGACAAGGACATCAAGTCCGTCGCGCGGGAACTCGACCACACCAACACCTATCCCGAGGCGCTCATCGAGCGGATGAAGGCCCTCGGCATCTTCGGCCTCGCCGTCCCGGAGGAGTACGGCGGCGCTCCGGTGTCCACCCCCTGCTACGTCCTGATCACCGAGGAGCTGGCACGGGGCTGGATGAGCCTGGCCGGTGCCATGGGCGGGCACACCGTCGTCGCCAAGCTGCTGCTGCACTTCGGCACGGAAGAGCAGAAACAGCGGTACCTGCCGAGGATGGCCACCGGTGAGATACGGGCCACCATGGCCCTCACCGAGCCGGGCGGCGGCTCCGACCTCCAGGCCATGCGCACCATCGCCCGTAAGGACGACGACGGCTACGTGGTCAACGGGACCAAGACCTGGATCACCAACTCCCGCCGCTCACAGCTGATCGCCCTGCTGTGCAAGACCGATCCCGAGGCATCCCCCGCACACAAGGGCATCTCCATCCTGCTCGTCGAGCACGGGCCGGGACTCACGGTCTCCCGGGACCTGCCCAAGCTCGGCTACAAGGGCGTGGAGAGCTGCGAGCTGTCCTTCGAGGACTACCACGCTCCCGAGGACGCGGTGCTCGGCGGTGTCGAGGGCAAGGGCTTCGCCCAGATGATGAAGGGTCTGGAGACCGGGCGTCTCCAGGTGGCGGCCCGCGCACTCGGCGTCGGCCGCGCCGCCCTGGAGGACGCGCTCGCCTACGCACAGGACCGTGAGTCGTTCGGCAAGCCCATCTGGAAGCACCAGTCCATCGGCAACTACCTCGCCGACATGGCCACCTCCCTCACGGCAGCCCGTCAGCTCACCCTCTATGCCGCCCGTGAGGCCGATGCCGGCCGGCGCGTGGACATGGAAGCGGGCATGGCCAAACTGTTCGCCTCCGAGACGGCCATGCAGATCGCGCTCAACGCGGTCCGCATCCACGGAGGATACGGCTACTCGACCGAGTTCGACGTGGAGCGTTACTTCCGGGACGCCCCGCTGATGATCGTCGGCGAGGGCACCAACGAGATCCAGCGGAACGTGATCGCGAACCAGCTGGTCAAGCGAGGAGGACTCGACGTGTGA
- a CDS encoding 3-hydroxybutyrate dehydrogenase, whose translation MSASTTPGPAPRPSDGLDLSGRTALVTGAAGGIGRACALRLATAGARVRAVDLDAAGLADLVAAASGLPGPVEAHPLDLTDLDAAERAAAGTDILVNNAGLQLVRPIEDFPPEVFSRVLTVMLEAPFRLVRGALPHMYARGWGRIVNVSSVHGLRASPYKSAYVAAKHGLEGLSKVAALEGAAHGVTSNCVNPGYVRTPLVERQIADQAEAHGISPERVVSEVLLADAAVKRLVEPEEVAEAVAYLCGPHASFVTGASLSMDGGWTAH comes from the coding sequence ATGAGCGCGTCCACCACACCAGGGCCGGCCCCCCGGCCGTCCGACGGCCTCGATCTGTCCGGCCGTACCGCACTCGTCACGGGCGCCGCGGGGGGCATCGGCCGGGCCTGCGCGCTGCGGCTGGCCACCGCCGGGGCGCGGGTGCGGGCCGTCGATCTGGACGCCGCGGGCCTCGCCGACCTGGTCGCCGCGGCCTCCGGGCTGCCCGGTCCGGTCGAGGCCCACCCCCTCGACCTCACCGACCTCGACGCCGCCGAACGGGCCGCCGCCGGCACCGACATCCTGGTCAACAACGCCGGGCTGCAACTCGTCCGGCCCATCGAGGACTTCCCGCCCGAGGTCTTCTCCCGCGTGCTCACCGTGATGCTGGAGGCCCCGTTCCGGCTGGTGCGTGGCGCGCTGCCCCATATGTACGCGCGTGGCTGGGGCCGGATCGTGAACGTTTCGTCGGTGCACGGGCTGCGCGCCTCGCCGTACAAGTCGGCCTATGTGGCCGCCAAACACGGTCTGGAGGGGCTCTCCAAGGTCGCCGCCCTGGAGGGCGCGGCGCACGGGGTGACCTCCAACTGCGTCAATCCCGGCTATGTGCGCACCCCGCTCGTCGAGCGGCAGATCGCCGACCAGGCCGAGGCCCACGGGATCTCGCCGGAACGGGTCGTCTCCGAGGTGCTGCTGGCCGACGCGGCGGTCAAGCGGCTGGTCGAACCCGAGGAGGTCGCCGAGGCCGTCGCGTACCTCTGCGGTCCGCACGCGTCCTTCGTCACCGGCGCCTCGCTCAGCATGGACGGCGGATGGACCGCCCACTGA
- a CDS encoding oxygenase MpaB family protein — MPHRAQAEQDVALGDLRSYHALTPAYYAWVHATACPAFLRAARYLARPLDERQERRLYDELLRLGDILGIKRRDMPATPEEYWPYFEAMVREELELTAVARELLDPRPPAPAAPGSRAPLRTLWPALCRPLARLHVFVTTGLLPPVVRERLGLTWTRRDERRLRRFGAVVRVRVLVPLLPERLRYLPTARAARRAARPPR; from the coding sequence ATGCCCCACCGTGCCCAGGCTGAGCAGGACGTGGCGCTCGGCGACCTCCGCTCCTACCACGCGCTGACCCCCGCCTACTACGCCTGGGTGCACGCCACCGCCTGCCCCGCCTTCCTGCGGGCCGCGCGCTATCTGGCCCGCCCGCTCGACGAACGCCAGGAACGCCGCCTCTACGACGAGCTGCTGCGGCTCGGCGACATCCTCGGCATCAAGCGGCGTGACATGCCCGCGACGCCCGAGGAGTACTGGCCGTACTTCGAGGCGATGGTCCGCGAGGAGCTGGAGCTGACGGCCGTGGCACGGGAACTGCTCGATCCGCGCCCCCCGGCTCCCGCCGCCCCCGGCTCCCGCGCGCCGCTGCGCACCCTGTGGCCCGCGCTGTGCCGGCCGCTGGCGCGGCTGCACGTGTTCGTCACCACCGGCCTGCTCCCGCCCGTCGTCCGGGAACGCCTCGGGCTGACCTGGACCCGCCGGGACGAGCGGCGGCTGCGCCGGTTCGGCGCCGTGGTCCGCGTCCGCGTCCTCGTCCCGCTGCTGCCCGAGCGGCTGCGCTACCTCCCCACGGCGCGCGCGGCCCGCCGGGCCGCCCGGCCACCCCGCTGA
- a CDS encoding O-antigen ligase family protein, whose amino-acid sequence MTSSVVEPVVQGHGRPAEGRAGASDVAGVLILGGCAVWALIAAMGRPARPEGVLLAVLAVAAGYACGRMAGSLLPVTSTAAAGLAGLALACTSPHGITGHEGPGAAQLTLATGAVCCAAWAAPHVLRPALWLLAAAVTLTAVVGGSTAGAAASGAVLLCSLAAARPRRLPALAACALIAAVAVGGTWAVAKGAVPGGLPSALRAQLTEHRVRLWQDAARIGETDWVRGVGPDRFGELSSAAARPDGLEAKPHSAPLQQAVGQGLPGVALLGAAFGWLLHALWRSPRPTPVVLTAAATLTALAVESCLGNALSFSEITAGAGLLAGLATASRLDDGPGTLP is encoded by the coding sequence ATGACGTCATCAGTGGTGGAACCGGTCGTCCAGGGCCACGGCAGACCGGCCGAGGGGCGCGCCGGGGCATCCGATGTCGCGGGGGTCCTGATCCTGGGCGGCTGCGCCGTCTGGGCCCTGATCGCCGCCATGGGGCGGCCGGCCCGCCCCGAGGGGGTGCTGCTGGCCGTGCTGGCGGTGGCCGCCGGTTACGCATGCGGCCGGATGGCCGGATCGCTGCTGCCGGTCACCTCGACGGCCGCCGCCGGACTCGCGGGACTCGCCCTGGCCTGCACCTCGCCGCACGGGATCACCGGCCATGAGGGGCCGGGCGCGGCCCAGCTCACTCTGGCCACCGGCGCGGTCTGCTGCGCGGCCTGGGCCGCACCGCATGTCCTCCGCCCGGCCCTGTGGCTGCTGGCCGCGGCGGTCACGCTGACGGCCGTGGTGGGCGGCTCGACGGCGGGCGCGGCGGCGAGCGGCGCCGTCCTGCTGTGCTCGCTCGCCGCCGCCCGGCCGCGGCGGCTGCCGGCGCTCGCCGCGTGCGCGCTGATCGCGGCGGTCGCGGTGGGCGGCACCTGGGCGGTGGCCAAGGGCGCGGTCCCGGGCGGGCTGCCGTCCGCCCTGCGGGCCCAGCTCACCGAGCACCGGGTCCGGCTGTGGCAGGACGCGGCCCGTATCGGCGAGACGGACTGGGTGCGCGGTGTGGGCCCGGACCGGTTCGGCGAGCTGAGCTCGGCGGCGGCCCGGCCGGACGGCCTGGAGGCCAAGCCCCATTCGGCGCCGCTCCAGCAGGCGGTCGGCCAGGGGCTGCCGGGGGTGGCCCTGCTGGGCGCGGCCTTCGGCTGGCTGCTGCACGCCCTGTGGCGCTCCCCGCGTCCCACTCCGGTGGTCCTTACGGCGGCCGCGACCCTGACGGCCCTGGCCGTCGAGTCCTGTCTGGGCAACGCCCTCAGCTTCTCCGAGATCACCGCGGGAGCGGGCCTCCTGGCCGGACTGGCGACCGCCAGCCGCCTGGACGACGGCCCGGGAACGCTTCCCTGA
- a CDS encoding GAF domain-containing protein, with product MPDDQPETPYLELLVRGAPAEAYERPVLRARADKAPADRLAALERAKLLALRVRGELEGRRRREAELSALFETAHDLAGLRDLDAVLQAIVQRARSLLGTEVAYLTLNDPTAGDTYMRVTDGSVSARFQQLRLGMGEGLGGLVAQTARPYVTESYFHDPRFQHTGTIDAGVRDEGLVAILGVPLLLGSGVIGVLFAADRRARVFEREQIALLGSFAAHAAVAIDTAHLLAETRTALTELEAANEIIRDRSGVIERASDVHDRLTELVLRGGGVHDVADAVAEVLSGSVEFVEADEAPAAAVDRSRADGRAVRDGEQDWVAAVSAGGELLGALILRGHPRLDPVDQRTLERAAMVTSLLQLARRSAGEAEQRVRGELLDDLLDAPDREPRLLRERAARLRADLDAPHVVLAASIEAPDTGTPAAGPGGSSAGGPGGTPTGGFDGAFRCGPGGAPGGGPGGTAGGRSGGMPRSGFGGASRSGPGGAPGSAPGGGSGGAPGGGSGGAPAGSGGAPRSGFGDAPRSGPGGAPGGGSGGMPRSGSNDAPRNGPGGTHRSGSAGRPGGGSGGAPGGGSGGMPRSGSNDAPRSGPCGAPVGGSGGTPGGAPGGASRSGSGGAAGSGAGGAHAEDAAGRRRLWSAASHLAATRHGLAATRDGGTVLLLPLAEGDTADALARRTARQLGTAVHAPVTVGASAPVAAPAGRPGEVAAGYAEARRCLAALRALGRAGQGAAAEDFGFLGLLLAGTRDGAPDGTGVQDFVTRTLGPVLDYDERRGTELIRTLDAYFAGGMSPARTKDALHVHVNTVAQRLERVGRLLGPDWQSPARSLEIQLALRLHRLASALGY from the coding sequence ATGCCCGACGACCAGCCGGAGACCCCCTACCTGGAACTGCTCGTACGCGGCGCGCCCGCCGAGGCGTACGAGCGCCCGGTGCTGCGCGCCCGCGCGGACAAGGCCCCGGCCGACCGGCTGGCGGCCCTGGAGCGCGCCAAGCTGCTCGCCCTGCGGGTGCGCGGTGAGCTGGAGGGACGGCGGCGTCGTGAGGCCGAGCTGTCCGCGCTCTTCGAAACCGCCCACGACCTGGCGGGGCTGCGCGATCTGGACGCGGTGCTCCAGGCGATCGTGCAGCGCGCCCGCTCCCTGCTGGGCACCGAGGTCGCCTATCTGACGCTCAACGACCCGACGGCCGGTGACACCTATATGAGGGTCACCGACGGTTCGGTCTCGGCCCGCTTCCAGCAGTTGCGGCTCGGCATGGGGGAGGGGCTCGGCGGCCTGGTCGCCCAGACCGCCCGTCCCTATGTGACCGAAAGCTACTTCCACGATCCGCGGTTCCAGCACACCGGCACCATCGACGCGGGTGTCAGGGACGAGGGACTCGTGGCCATCCTCGGGGTGCCGCTGCTGCTCGGCAGCGGCGTCATCGGCGTGCTGTTCGCGGCCGACCGGCGGGCCCGGGTGTTCGAGCGCGAACAGATAGCGCTGCTCGGCTCGTTCGCCGCCCACGCCGCCGTGGCGATCGACACCGCCCATCTGCTCGCCGAGACCCGTACGGCGCTCACCGAGCTGGAGGCCGCCAACGAGATCATCCGGGACCGCAGCGGGGTCATCGAGCGCGCCTCCGACGTCCACGACCGGCTCACCGAGCTGGTGCTGCGCGGTGGCGGGGTGCATGACGTGGCCGACGCCGTGGCCGAAGTGCTCAGCGGTTCCGTGGAGTTCGTCGAGGCCGACGAGGCGCCCGCGGCGGCCGTCGACCGGTCCCGGGCCGACGGCCGCGCGGTGCGCGACGGCGAGCAGGACTGGGTCGCCGCCGTTTCGGCGGGCGGCGAACTGCTCGGCGCGCTCATCTTGCGCGGCCACCCCCGGCTGGACCCCGTGGACCAGCGCACCCTGGAGCGGGCAGCGATGGTCACCTCGCTGCTGCAACTCGCCCGCCGCTCGGCGGGCGAGGCCGAACAGCGGGTGCGCGGTGAGCTCCTGGACGACCTCCTCGACGCCCCCGACCGCGAACCCCGGCTGTTGCGCGAACGCGCGGCACGGCTCCGGGCGGACCTGGACGCGCCCCACGTGGTGCTCGCCGCGAGCATCGAAGCCCCGGACACCGGCACACCCGCCGCCGGGCCCGGTGGGTCATCTGCGGGCGGGCCCGGTGGGACACCCACGGGCGGGTTCGATGGCGCATTCCGATGCGGACCCGGCGGCGCACCCGGAGGTGGGCCTGGTGGCACAGCCGGAGGTCGGTCCGGGGGCATGCCCCGGAGTGGATTCGGTGGCGCATCGAGAAGTGGGCCTGGTGGCGCGCCCGGAAGCGCGCCCGGGGGTGGGTCTGGTGGTGCGCCCGGAGGCGGGTCCGGGGGCGCACCCGCCGGGTCTGGGGGCGCGCCCCGGAGTGGATTCGGCGACGCACCGAGAAGCGGACCTGGTGGCGCGCCCGGAGGCGGGTCTGGGGGCATGCCCCGGAGCGGATCCAACGACGCACCGAGAAACGGGCCTGGTGGCACGCACAGAAGCGGGTCCGCAGGCAGACCCGGAGGTGGGTCTGGTGGCGCGCCCGGAGGCGGGTCTGGGGGCATGCCCCGGAGCGGATCCAACGACGCACCGAGAAGCGGACCTTGTGGCGCGCCTGTAGGCGGGTCTGGCGGGACGCCTGGTGGCGCGCCTGGCGGCGCATCGAGAAGCGGGTCCGGCGGTGCGGCCGGAAGCGGGGCCGGCGGTGCGCATGCTGAGGATGCCGCCGGGCGCCGGAGGTTGTGGTCCGCCGCTTCCCATCTGGCGGCCACCCGGCACGGTCTGGCCGCCACCCGTGACGGCGGCACCGTGCTGCTGCTGCCGCTGGCCGAGGGCGACACCGCCGACGCCCTCGCCCGCCGCACCGCCCGGCAGCTGGGCACCGCCGTGCACGCCCCGGTCACCGTCGGCGCCTCCGCACCGGTGGCCGCGCCCGCCGGGCGGCCGGGGGAGGTGGCGGCCGGCTACGCCGAGGCGCGGCGCTGTCTGGCCGCCCTGCGGGCGCTGGGCCGGGCCGGACAGGGCGCCGCCGCCGAGGACTTCGGCTTCCTCGGCCTGCTGCTGGCCGGTACCCGCGACGGCGCCCCGGACGGCACCGGCGTCCAGGACTTCGTGACCCGCACCCTGGGTCCGGTCCTCGACTACGACGAGCGGCGCGGCACCGAGTTGATCCGCACGCTCGACGCGTACTTCGCCGGCGGGATGAGCCCGGCCCGGACGAAGGACGCGCTCCACGTGCACGTCAACACGGTGGCGCAGCGGCTGGAGCGGGTCGGGCGGCTGCTCGGCCCCGACTGGCAGTCGCCCGCCCGCTCCCTGGAGATCCAGCTCGCCCTGCGGCTGCACCGCCTGGCCTCGGCCCTGGGCTACTGA
- a CDS encoding LysR family transcriptional regulator — translation MDVKQLKALVTVAEVGSVTRAAELLHLVQPAVTRQIRTLEEELGVSLFQRTRQGMRPTEAGEILVDRARRALNELERARAEVQPRPGEVTGIVTLGLLESTSDLLAEPLVSAVGVAHPGVELRLLTAYSGHLQQWLDDGDLDLSLLYNLDSSPSLNARPLVRERLWAVAPTAAGLRADRPVPFAEVAARPLVMPASGHALRTLIDGAAARSGVAMDITVQTNSLRVQKQLVLAGHGWTILPGVGIADDVANGALSAAPLSEPDVWRSIVLGTPRYGRVPPAVEIVARELTRLIDSAASHGRWPSARLHTPDGPGADA, via the coding sequence ATGGACGTCAAACAGCTGAAGGCGCTCGTCACGGTCGCCGAGGTGGGCAGCGTGACCCGCGCCGCGGAGCTGCTGCACCTGGTGCAGCCCGCCGTCACCCGGCAGATCCGCACACTGGAGGAGGAACTCGGCGTCTCCCTCTTCCAGCGCACACGACAGGGCATGCGGCCCACCGAGGCGGGCGAGATCCTGGTGGACCGGGCGCGCCGGGCCCTGAACGAGCTGGAGCGGGCGCGCGCCGAGGTACAGCCCCGCCCCGGAGAGGTGACCGGCATCGTCACCCTCGGCCTGCTGGAGAGCACCAGCGACCTGCTGGCCGAGCCGCTGGTGTCGGCCGTCGGCGTCGCCCACCCGGGTGTGGAGCTGCGTCTGCTGACCGCTTATTCCGGCCATCTCCAGCAGTGGCTGGACGACGGCGACCTGGACCTGTCCCTGCTGTACAACCTGGACAGCTCTCCGTCCCTCAACGCCCGCCCCCTGGTCCGTGAGCGCCTGTGGGCGGTGGCCCCCACCGCGGCCGGGCTGCGCGCGGATCGCCCGGTGCCGTTCGCGGAGGTCGCGGCGCGCCCCCTCGTGATGCCGGCCTCCGGCCACGCCCTGCGCACACTGATCGATGGCGCGGCGGCCCGTTCGGGGGTCGCCATGGACATCACCGTGCAGACCAACTCCCTGCGCGTGCAGAAACAGCTCGTCCTGGCCGGACACGGCTGGACCATCCTGCCCGGCGTCGGCATCGCCGACGACGTCGCGAACGGCGCGCTCAGCGCCGCTCCCCTGTCCGAGCCCGACGTATGGCGGTCGATCGTCCTGGGGACCCCGCGGTACGGACGCGTCCCACCGGCCGTCGAGATCGTCGCGCGGGAACTGACCCGCCTGATCGACTCGGCCGCGTCACACGGGCGGTGGCCCTCCGCCCGGTTGCACACGCCGGACGGACCGGGCGCGGACGCGTGA
- a CDS encoding glutamate racemase produces the protein MKIALMDSGIGLLPAAAAMRRLRPDADLVLSSDPATMPWGPRTPEDVTERALGCARAAAAQGPDALIIACNTASVHALPALRAELEPGLPVIGTVPAIKPAAAGGGPIAIWATPATTGSPYQRGLIRDFADGVEVTEVPCPGLADAVQHADSEGIDAAVAAAAARTPREVTTVVLGCTHYELVADRIRAAVQQPDAPPIALHGSAGAVAAQALRRIGADPFPPAGEVPPGGLTVLLSGREATLPEAALAYAEGALLAPVAPARG, from the coding sequence GTGAAGATCGCGCTTATGGATTCCGGAATCGGGCTTTTGCCCGCCGCCGCCGCGATGCGCAGACTGCGGCCGGACGCCGATCTCGTCCTCTCCTCCGACCCCGCCACCATGCCGTGGGGACCGCGCACCCCCGAGGACGTCACCGAACGCGCCCTGGGCTGCGCGCGGGCCGCCGCCGCCCAGGGCCCCGACGCGCTGATCATCGCCTGCAACACCGCCTCCGTCCACGCCCTGCCCGCGCTGCGGGCTGAGCTGGAGCCCGGACTGCCGGTCATCGGCACCGTGCCCGCGATCAAGCCCGCGGCGGCCGGTGGCGGGCCGATCGCGATCTGGGCCACCCCGGCCACCACCGGCAGCCCGTACCAGCGCGGACTGATCCGCGACTTCGCGGACGGCGTCGAGGTCACCGAGGTCCCGTGCCCGGGGCTCGCGGACGCGGTGCAGCACGCCGACTCCGAGGGCATCGACGCCGCGGTGGCCGCCGCGGCGGCCCGCACCCCACGCGAGGTAACGACCGTCGTCCTGGGCTGCACCCATTACGAACTGGTCGCCGACCGCATCCGCGCCGCCGTGCAACAGCCCGACGCGCCCCCGATCGCCCTCCACGGCTCGGCCGGGGCCGTCGCCGCCCAGGCCCTGCGCCGGATCGGCGCCGACCCCTTCCCCCCGGCCGGCGAGGTACCCCCGGGCGGTCTGACCGTCCTCCTCAGCGGACGCGAGGCCACCCTGCCGGAGGCCGCCCTGGCCTACGCCGAGGGAGCGCTGCTGGCGCCCGTCGCCCCGGCGCGCGGTTGA